AACGCCAATGGGGTGTAATGTGTTCATTTTCTTATCCTTTCATATATTCAGTCTGTGGTTGGCATATTCTTGTTATGTTTACCATCGCCATCGCTGTATAAGGATCTGCGCAATTATATCCATATTACTTCTCAAAATTTGTTGTTAATTTTTTTACTTTTAAAGCTGCAAATACAAAAAAAGCCCGCGTTATGCGAGCTTTAAGGTTTTCTGGAAAAATCGATAATATACAAAAAACTCATTGCTCGCCTAAGAGAATGAGTGCCACCAAGAATCTTTAAGAGTAATTGTATTTAAAATCATATATTATGCATCCAATAAATTATGGTAACCATTTTTTGCGATTCTGCTTTTAATGTCAAGTTGATTTTTAGGATATTCATGTTAATTGATCTGCACTCACACACGAAAGCGTCGGATGGACAATTAACCGCCAAAGAACTCGTTGAGCGCGCAGCAAATCGGCAAGTTGATATATTGGCAATTACTGACCATGATACGGTTGATGGCTTAGCTGAAGCTCGACAAACTATTGCTGAGAAAAATCTAAAGTTAACGTTAATTGATGGGATCGAAATAACCACGAATTGGTTAAATCATGAAATTCACCTTGTTGGTGTCAATATCGATCCCAGCCATCACGCATTAACCGATTTAATCGCACAGCAAAAGCTAAAGCGTGAAGAGCGAGCGATGGAGATGGGTAGGCGATTAGAAAAAGCAAAATTATTGGGCGTCTATGAAGGGGCGAAAGCTCTGGCTGGTGACGGTGCAATCACGCGTGCTCATTTTGCTCGGTATTTAGTGACCATAGGCGCTGCACCAAGTTTCGCAAAAGTGTTTGATAAATATTTAAGTCGTGGCAACATCGGCTATGTTCCGCATAATTGGGTTGACTTAGCGGAGGCCATTGCAGTGGTCCATTTAGCGGGTGGACAAGCTATTTTGGCTCACCCTAACCATTACCATCTATCCAATAAATGGATGCGCCGCTTGTTTAGTGAGTTTAAAAGTTTTAATGGTGATGCCATGGAAGTGGCGATGGGGC
This window of the Psychromonas sp. MME1 genome carries:
- a CDS encoding PHP domain-containing protein produces the protein MLIDLHSHTKASDGQLTAKELVERAANRQVDILAITDHDTVDGLAEARQTIAEKNLKLTLIDGIEITTNWLNHEIHLVGVNIDPSHHALTDLIAQQKLKREERAMEMGRRLEKAKLLGVYEGAKALAGDGAITRAHFARYLVTIGAAPSFAKVFDKYLSRGNIGYVPHNWVDLAEAIAVVHLAGGQAILAHPNHYHLSNKWMRRLFSEFKSFNGDAMEVAMGQQSPQMRQQLAMWSVEYGLLASQGSDFHFVGPWRDLGKSLHLPDISKAVWADWPIYKELLSRDGMLK